The nucleotide window ATCAAAACTCGATGAAATTTAAGATCTAATCCCTTTACTATAATTGACAGAGATACATCATAATTATAATTAAGAAGATATTCATCTCCTATGTACCTTCCGGTTCTCATGTTCtcatcaattattttcatggctTCGAAATTCTCAAAAAGACTTGCTGGTAAATTCCCACTAAATCCATTGGATGAGAGATCCAtaatttgaagttctttaaataaGCTTATATTCCTTGAATCTTTGATGGGACCATGCAACTTATTTGATCTCAAGCTTAAAATCTTCAAATTTGGTAGAGTTCCCAACCACTGTGGATATGTGTCGTTCAACTCATTGTTACCTAAATCAAGAACTTCCAAATGCTTGCAATTGATTAAGGATTGTGGGATTTTTCCCTCCAACTTATTCCTATGCAATCTAAAGCTTTTGAGTTGGCTACCAATAGTAAAATTTGTTGGAATTGTCCCACTGAGGTTATTGTTGCTTATATCCAAAACCCTAACAAATTCACTCATCTCACCTAGACATTGTGGAATCGTTCCCTTCAAATTATTACTTCTCAAATCTAGATTTCTCAGTGATGTTAGATTGCAAATACTTGAAGCAATCTGTCCATTGAGATTATTATGCGGAAGGAGAAGAAATTCCAGGCTCTTCTGGTTTAGAAGTAACTTTGGAATAGGACCGTGCAGCTGATTGTGTCCTAGTGAAATCTGGAACAGATTCTTCGACTTTAACTCCTCAATTTGGCCACTGAAGTTGTTATGGCTCAAGTCTAAGTTAGATAACAATGGAAGGCAAAATATCCAGGACGGTATCCTCCCATTCAAGTGGTTTGATGACAATAGGAGTAACTCCAAATTTTGTAGTCCGCTTACATTGGAGGGAATTGGACCAGTTAGGAAATTCGACAAAAAATGTAGGACTTCAAGTTGCGTCCAGCTTCTATTAAAGGATAAGAACTCAAGTTGGtcattgaagttgttattctGAAGCCATAACTCCTTGATATTTCCAAATCTGAAGAAGTTGGAAATTGGTCCTTCAAGATAGTTATGTGAAAGGTCCAAATGCTCTATGTGGGTGAGATTCCATAAAGGTTTAAGAATAGGCCCCGAGAGATTAGAAGAAGTCATCTGCAGTTCGCGGAGTGAagttaaataattaaatgattcAGGTATATCACCGGTAAAATTCAAACTATTGAGATGTAACTTCGTGAGAGATGTACTGCTATTCCATTTGGCCGTGGGAAATCCAACTGTGAGCTGGGAATTATAAGATAACTCAAGAGATTTCAAGTTGGGAAGGTGAAAAACTCTTTCAGGCAATGTCCCATATAATTGCGTGTATGGAAGTCGTAGAGTTGTTAAATAAGAAGAGAAATTTAGAGGAAAGGTTGAAGAGATGTTGATAGAGGCTAGCTCAAGCTCTCTTAATTGGGTCAAGTTCTTAAGGAGCAATTCAAAATTGTGAGTTCCAAGTCTAAGCTCATATTCGTTATTGATACGAAGAACATATAACTTAGAAAGATAAGAGATTTCAGAAGGAATTTGACCTGAAAAACTTGAACTTGATAGATCAAGATGCGTCAAGCTAGAAAATTCACCAAATCTAGGTGAAATGAGGGAGCCGGAGAAATCATTACCAGATAAATCAAGCCTTTTGAGATTAGATAGTCGGAAAAGGCTACTATTGGAATAAAGCTTGCCTTGAAGTTGGCTACAACTGAGGTCAAGCTCAATCACTTTTCCTGTCATTTCATCACAATGAACTCCACCCCATGAGCAGCAATCTGTGCTCCTATTCCATGATATTGTGTTTGGATAAGAATAACTACAAGCAGCAAAAGCATTTGTAGTAAACATCTGCTTGCATTGTAGAAGAGCAAGGGCCTGATCTTTGGGGCACAAATGAGATGAGGATAAGGAGAAAGCAAGTTGACAGAGAAAGGCATATAGCATAAACAATGATAGTTTTCTAATGGCCATTTCTGCACTAAAAAAATCTAAACTAAGTATTTGGTAGAGAAGAAATCAAGAAACCTTAGCTCTGTTCCTCTATTCAATATATAACACAAATTAAGCCAGGAAATCAAGAAATCTTTGCTACTGTTGCTTTGCAGTAATCAATTCCAGGAAGCTCACCTAGTTATTTTCAGTCAATTTAGACAAAGAGTTAGGCTTTAAGAGTATTAACTGGTGTAGGGACCATGACAAAAACATTTCAAGTCAAAATTTCAAATAACTTGAGTTACTAGGATTTTAAAGGATTTACTAATACATATATGAGCTTTAATTGAGTAAAGAATTATTGAATTCGTCCGATCCCATAGCTAATATTGTAGCTCTGCCAGGCCATGTGAATTAATGGTCGTCAAgacaagaaaacaaaacaaatggACGCCGATATTGGTTCTTCTGAATTTCGAATTAATACACCACAATGACACAGCTGCCACTAGCAATAATCCATTAACACAGCTAGCTAAGTCCATGGCCCCCTAAGTCAACATTACTTCGACGACTCGGACTAGCTGCAGCCTTAATTTCTTATCTACCATTTTGAAGTTTCAAATCCTGTTGACAATTAATGATTCATTACAGGCTTGTTACATCAAtctttcttctgtttatttttcTTCGCTACAGTTAGAATTGATAACTTAATTTGTTTTCTACCTAGTACATTTTTGTTTGGAAATGCACAGAGAAAGAAGATTTAGGACGGTATTACTGCAAAATTGATACTAGTTCATATAACTTCCCGCCGCGGTGCCACCTGGTTGAAGTTTTGAGTTTGAGTTTCATCCTCATCGTTATTCAATTATTGAAAACAAGTTTCACGTgcttaattaataaaaaaaatcagacaAACACAACGTGGAGagaatataattaagtaaatactAAAAAATGTGATCTTTCTAACCATTTATGTTTCAAATGAGATAATAACACAGTTCAATCCAAACTGATAAAAAACGACTACTCAGCTGCGAGCTTATTTATTGGTCAGTGGGAACTAATCAGGGAAATTAAAAGTTAGCTTCttatttctggaaataaatttaGAATGGACCTGTGATTGTCCTATTTTCTTGTGGGGTTGAATGTAAATTCTAGATATGTTGGATTTCTCTGATATTTTGGGGAAAATTGAGAGGGCACTAACAGTGAAAGAATGAAAAAGGAGCTGATGTAGATTATATTTTTTTCACTGTGTCTTTTCATTCACTACCATTGCTTGTATATACATCTACTTCCTATACATATATAAAGTGTATGTATAATATTCCTAGACAAGGTATATTGTTTACTATGTGATCCCATACTTACTTTAGTGTATTTGCACTAATACAAATGTGAGCATGTGCTCACTCATGTGCTTGGCACTTAATAAATGAATGGCCCAGATGAGTTAGAGACTCTTTTAATCTAACGGTCAAGGTTAGACAGGCAATTGTGTTTGGTCTGTTTGGATGCTTCTTTTTCTTCTGGGACAACAGAGCTGCTTcgatgcttcttcttcttctgtcaTCTGCTTcgatgcttcttcttcttctgtcaTCTGCTTcgatgcttcttcttcttctgtttcaACATCCCCCCTCAAGGTGGAGGGGAGAGAATGGACCCCCAGCTTGGATAAAATGTTCCGATGAGAACCCCCAGATAAGGGTTTGGTAAATAGATCGGCGAGCTGAGATTCGGACGGAACAAAAGAGAGGGATATCAAACCGGACAGAAATTGTTGACGAACGAATTGACAATCCAACTCCACATATTTGGTTCGTTCATGAAAAACTGGGTTACGAGCTATGTGAATGGCGGCTTGGCTATCCGAGTGAACATGCACTGGTAAAGTGGGTGAAGCTGATAGATCTGCAAGCAATCGGACTAACCAAGTGATTTCTGCGGTCACCCTTCGCATAGATCTGTATTCCGCCTCTGCGGAGGACATAGAGACGGAGATTTTTTTCTTCGATTTCCAAGAGATTGGAGCTCCACCAAGGGTGATGAAGAAAGCCACTAACAGATCGGCGAGAATCTCTACAAGCCGCCCAGTCTGCATCACAAAAAGCGAGTAGATCAAAAGATGGATGTGCATTAAGAAAGATCCCTTGAGAAGGGTCAGTGCGCAAATAGCGGAGAACACGCAAAGCTGCAGAATAATGGGACATGCAGGGACGTTGCATATACTGGCTCAAACAAACGACAGCGAAAGAGAGGTCCGGCCTAGTATTTGTTAAGTAGTTGAGCTTTCCAACAAGATGGCGATAGATGGTAGGATCAGGCATAGGCTCTCCCATATCAGCTTGCAATTTAGAGTAAGGGTCGAGAGGTGAAGATACAGCAGGACCTGTGCAGTCAAATTCAGCCAAAAGTTCCAAGGTAAATTGCCTTTGCCCTACTATAAAACCATGCTTTTCTCTGAGAATTTCCATACCCAAGAAATGATGAATGTGCCCAAGATGTTTTACTTTGAATTCTGAGTGTAGAAAAGCTGCAAGTTGTGCGATTTCTATGGTGTCATTACCTGTGAGGAGTATATCCTCCACATATACAACTAATATGGAAATTAAATCACCTGATCGCTTAAAGAACAGTGAATAGTCATTTAAAGAGCTGGAGTAACCTTTGTAATTCAGAGCCCCAGCTAACCTAGCATACCATTGCCTCGATGCTTGCTTTAAACCATAGAGTGATTTCCTTAGTCGACAAACAAGATTAGGTTGAGAAGGAGTCAAGCCTGCTGGGAATTTCATATAGACCTCTTCTTGCAAATCCCCATGCAAGAAAGCATTATTAACATCGAGTTGTGACACATTCCACCCCTTCTTGATAGCCACAGCCAAAAGACACCTGATAGTAGTCATCTTTACCACAGGTGAAAAGGTTTCTGAATAATCTATCCCTTCCCTCTGAATGTCCCCCCTCACCACCAACCTAGCCTTTAGCCTTTCAATTGTACCATCTGAGTTATGCTTAACCTTGTACACCCATTTACAAGGTAAAGCTTTCTTCCCTGGTGGTAAGGATACAACATCCCAAGTGTTATTTATCTCAAGTGCTGAAATTTCAGCATCCATAGCCTTTTTCCAACCTGGATGGATAGAGGCTTGTAAATAACTGCTAGGTTCTGATGTGGTAGAAATAGATTTAAGGAGATGCTGGTTGTCTATAGAAAGAGCATGGAAGGAAAAGACATTTGGCTTGAGAGGTTTGGATAGACAGGAACTAAGGTCGGATAGATAAATGTTATTGCAAATATAATCATTTAAGTAGGCTGGTTTCTGAGTTACCCTGTCAGACTTTCTGACTGATGGAGGTGGAATTGGAATGGGTGTGCTGATTGATGAAGGAGAAAATGATCTGGACAGGATGGGTGAGTGAGAAGAACATGGAGTAGAAGCAGAATCTGAAGGGGTTAGGTTGATGTTGGTTGAAGTAGATGGACCAGGACATGTAGCAGAACTGCTAGGTGAGGAGTGAGTAGCGGAGTGGTTAGATGTCCTAGAAGAGTATTCTGTTGAGTTATGGGGTAAGGTATCTGGTGGGATTGTGTCTTgaggaaagaaagggaaatcagATGTGAGAGGTGAGTGTGAAAAAGGGAATTGATCTTCATGAAACCTAACATCTCTAGATACAAACACCCTCTTAGTGACAAGGTCCAGAACCTTATAACCTTTCTGATGTTGTGCATATCCCAGGAACACACAACCTTTTGCCCTAGGCTCAAACTTCCCTCTGTTGTTAGACAAAGTTGAGACATAGCACAAACAACCAAAGCTCTTGAGTGATTCATAGCTAGGTTGTGTACCAAGCAATACCTCATAGGGTGTTAATCCATTTAGAACCTTAGAGGGGATTCTATTGATCAGATATGTAGCTGTCAACACACATTCTCCCCAGTATTGGAGAGGCACCTTAGAGTGAAATAAAAGTGCCCTTGCTACTTCCAAAAGATGTCTATGCTTCCTCTCAACTACTCCATTCTGTTGAGGGGTATAAACACAAGAGGTTTCATGTATAATCCCTTCTGATTCAAGAAAACTTGCCTCTAGTGACCCTTTTCCTAGTTCCATGGCATTATCAGATCTGATCTTCTTAATTTTCAAGTTAAACTGTCTCTCTGTCATGCACATAAACGATTTCAAGACTGAAAAAGCATTCCCCTTAGAACTTAAGAGAAAAGTCCAAGTGGCCCTACTATAGTCATCCACAATAGTCAAGAAATACCTATAACCATTATAAGTCACAGTCTTGAATGGCCCCCATGTGTCAATATGAATCAAATCAAAAATAGCAGAACTCTTAATATGACTCAAGGGGAAAGGCAGTCTGGTTTGCCTAGCTTGAGGGCAGATGTGACACACACAATCAAACTTAGAGGGAAACTTAATAAAATGCAGATTTCTCATTACTGAAAAGGGCAAATGCCCTAGCCTAACATGCCATTGCCTTACAGTAGCAGTAGCAATAGCAGGTAAAGGTACTGAAAAGGAAACAGGGGTAGAAATGACACTAGAATTTCTTCCTTTTGGAATGGAAACTACATTTTTTCTAAGAAGAGAAACAGACTCTTTACTAGCTGGCTGAAACAGGTACAATCCATCTCTAACTTCACCAAAAACTTGTCTCTTCCCCACTAAAGGGACCTGCAACATACACCCATTAGAAGTTAGATTCAAAGAACAACTGAATTGAAGACATAACTTATGAACAGATAATAAGTTATACTTGAAAGAAGGTACATGAAGCACTCTATGAAGAACCATATCAAGCTGAATAGACACACTTCCTATATGTGTAACACATAACCGGAATGAATTAGGTAAGCTAATTTGCAAAGGTGCAGGAAGAGGAGTAAGAGATAGGAAAGAGCTAGCATCAAAACACATATGTTTAGAGACCCCTGAGTCAATTATCCATGTTTTAGTGTTGAAAACAGCAAGACAAGTTCCTGTGTATTGGAGTATGGTACCAGCTACAACATTAGCATTGATTTCTGATGTTGTTGCTGCTGCACTTTCAATCTGGACTTGCTTGATTATTTTTACTAATTCTGACACTTGCTCCTTACTGAAAAACTGGTTCTGACTGCTGATGTTTCCTTCACTACTTGTTTCCTGTGTTGTCACCACTGCATTTCCCTTTATAGCAGGCTGATAATTTGTTGATTTTGTGAATTGAAAGTCATCTGGGAATCCTATTAGTCTGTAGCAATCTTCCCTTACATGCCCTGTTCTCATACAATGACCACAACTCACATTAGGATTGTATTTTGCCTTCCTTTTGAACTTTTGTTGCATGTTCTGAAAGTTCCCCTGTTTCTGAGGAGTTCCCCATGATTTCTGAATATTGTTCCTTTGATTAAACTTTCCTTGAGCTCCTACCATAAAAGATGCACCATCTGTTGGATATTGTGGGCTAACAAACATTTCCCTCTGACTTTCATCTTGCAGGAGGATGGAATAGGCATGATCCATACTTGGAAGAGGGCTTATCATGAGAATATTGCCTCTTGCAGGTGCATACACATCATTCAGTCCCATTAGAAATTGGATTACTCTCTGATCCTCCAGGAACATGGCTACTTTCTTCTTCCCTTCACATACACAGGTACAAGTGCACCTTAAATGTGAGTTCAGGGAATCTAACTCATCCCATAATTTTTTCAGAGTTGTGAAGTATGCTGCAATATTGCTATTTCCCTGAACTATCTTAGCAACTTCCTTTTGTAGGTGATAGAGTTTGGCTCCATTGGATTGTCCAAACCTATGCTCAAGACTACTCCAAAGTTCTTTTGCAGATTTGGAATAGATTACACTGTCTCCTATCTCCTTAGTTAGAGAATTTAAAAGCCATGAGGTTACCATGTCATTGCACCTACTCCATTGTGCATGATCCTTTGAATCCAAGGCAGGTTCATCACAAATCCCATTGATGAATGCCAACTTGTTTTTGGCTGACAATGCAATCAGTATTGACCTTCTCCATCCTGGGAATCCTCTTCCATCAAAAGGTGAGGTCACAAGAGTCATCCCGGGAGCATCTGAAGAGTGAAGAAAATAGGGATGGTTGGTGTCATGACTGACTGCTTGACTTGTTGATTCAGAAAGGGTTGGTGTTACTGAAGAATCTGTTCCAGTCATGGTGATAGAACAAGTTGAGTTCAAGGAGGAAAATTAGAAGATGAAGTTGAAGGATAGAGCAGAGGTGTGCAGGGCACTAACAGTGAAAGAATGAAAAAGGAGCTGATGTAGATTATATTTTTTTCACTGTGTCTTTTCATTCACTACCATTGCTTGTATATACATCTACTTCCTATACATATATAAAGTGTATGTATAATATTCCTAGACAAGGTATATTGTTTACTATGTGATCCCATACTTACTTTAGTGTATTTGCACTAATACAAATGTGAGCATGTGCTCACTCATGTGCTTGGCACTTAACAAATGAATGGCCCAGATGAGTTAGAGACTCTTTTAATCTAACGGTCAAAGTTAGACAGGCAATTGTGTTTGGTCTGTTTGGATGCTTCTTTTTCTTCTGGGACAACAGAGCTGCTTcgatgcttcttcttcttctgtcaTCTGCTTcgatgcttcttcttcttctgtcaTCTGCTTcgatgcttcttcttcttctgtcaTCTGCTTcgatgcttcttcttcttcttctgtttcaACAAACAGAGTGGATAACGAACGGAACTTATATATCGTTTTCGTATAATACTAGCATGTCCACAGAGTAGCATATTCGCGCCTTTATTTATCACACATGGGGCATACTTCATTACTTTGCTGGGTATAACAAAGTGACAGAGCCAAAATTTTCATTAAAAgagttaaaaaagaaaaaaagttgaaACATTAGAATGAACGGTAGATATTACGAATTGAACCAATGACCTCACAAAGGTCTTGAACCCCCGGATTACTAAGCTATGTTTTTGGGCTGTGTCAAATGagttcaaaacataatatataaaggtaaaaaataaattttaccttatatatacCGTATAGTTTTATAACCAAGTGCCCCTGGGTATAGCTGGCTGGCTGGCTTTTGAAGCTAATAAAGCAAAAGTGGCTGcttcactgttttatcactcaaAAGCAGCATTTGCCAATACAGTCGAGGGATTTAGTTAGCTACAATAAAGTCATGCAAACGTGATACTCTGTCCAGTTAATTTCATAGCACATTGGATCCTTTTACTGTAGGGTATTCTAATTTATCTAGTAAAAAAAAGACGTGTAAAATCTAAAATTGGTCCCTTTTCTCTCGCAAGTGGTACAGAAAATGTGGATTACAATAGCTAAAGCGTCAGTCTGTCTTATTGTTGGCATTGCATTTTTGGAGTCTGGATTGGCGGCTTTTCACCCTTGAGGCATCACTCCTTGAGTTGTGCAGAatgttcaaaattttcatttaagCGGCGAACCTCCGTTTTAAGTTTATGGGTTTTGAATTCCAAGAAGCTCACTGGATTTTGGATAAATTATTTTATATAGGAAATTTTACCTCTTATAGTaaaggtatacaccctatttattataaatcaaaatcattttaaaatattattttctatagctaccatttatattttatagcaaaataagtatttatggtatatactaccattgaggcatgaaatacgctatttaagtttttcctctctcttaaaccgctggacatacctatttttaaggtgattgtcgttactgtattcatgaatacattacgcgaatacatgtgaatacatacaCGTACAGCtagactgccctgattttaggcactttttgctgttgtattcatgaatacatggcgcgaatacatgtgaatacatacgCGTACATCTAGACTGCCTTGATTTTCGGTGCTTTTTACTagtgtattcatgaatatagcagAATACATGTG belongs to Nicotiana tabacum cultivar K326 chromosome 6, ASM71507v2, whole genome shotgun sequence and includes:
- the LOC107782813 gene encoding receptor-like protein Cf-9 homolog, with product MAIRKLSLFMLYAFLCQLAFSLSSSHLCPKDQALALLQCKQMFTTNAFAACSYSYPNTISWNRSTDCCSWGGVHCDEMTGKVIELDLSCSQLQGKLYSNSSLFRLSNLKRLDLSGNDFSGSLISPRFGEFSSLTHLDLSSSSFSGQIPSEISYLSKLYVLRINNEYELRLGTHNFELLLKNLTQLRELELASINISSTFPLNFSSYLTTLRLPYTQLYGTLPERVFHLPNLKSLELSYNSQLTVGFPTAKWNSSTSLTKLHLNSLNFTGDIPESFNYLTSLRELQMTSSNLSGPILKPLWNLTHIEHLDLSHNYLEGPISNFFRFGNIKELWLQNNNFNDQLEFLSFNRSWTQLEVLHFLSNFLTGPIPSNVSGLQNLELLLLSSNHLNGRIPSWIFCLPLLSNLDLSHNNFSGQIEELKSKNLFQISLGHNQLHGPIPKLLLNQKSLEFLLLPHNNLNGQIASSICNLTSLRNLDLRSNNLKGTIPQCLGEMSEFVRVLDISNNNLSGTIPTNFTIGSQLKSFRLHRNKLEGKIPQSLINCKHLEVLDLGNNELNDTYPQWLGTLPNLKILSLRSNKLHGPIKDSRNISLFKELQIMDLSSNGFSGNLPASLFENFEAMKIIDENMRTGRYIGDEYLLNYNYDVSLSIIVKGLDLKFHRVLIENMIINLSENRFEGYIPSSIGDLIALRVLNLSHNCLEGLIPTTLQHLSVLESLDLSFNKIDGGIPQQLASLTSLAVLNLSHNHLVGCIPKGQQFDTFDYSSYQQNDGLRGFPVSKDCRDDDGVAQATTPVVQDQGEGEDSAIISWHAVLMGYGCGLIIGLSIIYIMLSTQNPARMIEELVYRIITIKKRHKKRY